From the Anaerolineales bacterium genome, one window contains:
- the coaE gene encoding dephospho-CoA kinase (Dephospho-CoA kinase (CoaE) performs the final step in coenzyme A biosynthesis.), giving the protein MSAWPDKFVIGLTGNIASGKSVVRRMLEHAGALGIDADALGHRAIQRGAPGHQAVLDAFGSYVLKEDGEIDRKKLGSLVFADPQALKLLEAIVHPLVREAVNHLIRKSSQPVIVLEAIKLLESPLAQACDSIWVVTAGEAVQLERLRSQRGMDEAEARRRMAAQSPEWQKAAKADVVIDNGGLLLDTWEQVKAAWKKLFPQFTGETVPSRLSNLAQTAHGLQVMRARPRQIREITEFITRSNGHGESEANRLLSSFGEKAILLLRNEHGLQGLLGWKVENLVARVDDIHMATGEDEAGHLTFLIKEMENASRELQCEVALIFAEPQLAAQRDQWQKLGYEERFPHELNVTAWKEAALESLPPGTVMLFKQLRADRVLRPI; this is encoded by the coding sequence GTGAGCGCCTGGCCGGATAAGTTCGTGATCGGCCTGACCGGCAACATTGCCAGCGGCAAGAGCGTGGTGCGCCGCATGCTGGAGCATGCTGGCGCGCTGGGCATCGATGCGGATGCCCTGGGGCACCGCGCCATCCAGCGCGGCGCGCCGGGCCACCAGGCGGTGCTGGATGCCTTTGGTAGCTACGTCCTCAAAGAGGACGGCGAGATCGATCGCAAGAAGCTGGGCAGCCTGGTCTTTGCCGACCCGCAGGCCCTGAAATTGCTGGAGGCTATCGTACATCCCCTGGTGCGCGAAGCGGTCAACCATTTGATCCGCAAGAGCAGCCAGCCGGTGATCGTGCTGGAAGCGATCAAGCTGCTGGAATCGCCGCTGGCCCAGGCCTGTGATTCGATCTGGGTGGTGACCGCCGGCGAAGCCGTGCAGTTGGAGCGCCTGCGCAGCCAGCGCGGCATGGACGAGGCCGAAGCTCGCCGCCGCATGGCTGCCCAAAGCCCGGAATGGCAGAAAGCGGCCAAGGCCGATGTGGTTATCGACAACGGCGGCTTGCTGCTGGATACCTGGGAGCAGGTCAAAGCCGCCTGGAAGAAGCTCTTCCCGCAGTTCACTGGCGAGACCGTGCCCAGCCGCCTCTCCAACCTGGCGCAAACCGCGCACGGTTTGCAGGTGATGCGCGCCCGCCCGCGCCAGATCCGCGAGATCACCGAATTCATCACGCGCAGCAATGGGCACGGTGAAAGCGAGGCCAACCGCCTGCTCTCCTCTTTTGGCGAAAAGGCCATCCTGCTCCTGCGCAACGAGCACGGCCTGCAGGGTCTGCTGGGTTGGAAGGTGGAGAACTTGGTGGCGCGCGTCGACGATATTCACATGGCGACAGGTGAGGATGAAGCCGGTCACTTGACCTTTCTGATCAAGGAAATGGAAAACGCCTCACGCGAATTGCAGTGTGAAGTCGCCCTGATCTTTGCCGAACCCCAGCTGGCCGCCCAGCGCGACCAGTGGCAAAAGCTGGGCTATGAGGAGCGCTTTCCCCACGAGCTTAACGTAACTGCCTGGAAGGAAGCTGCTTTGGAATCGCTCCCCCCGGGCACGGTGATGTTGTTCAAGCAACTGCGCGCCGACCGCGTGCTGCGACCGATTTGA
- a CDS encoding polyprenol monophosphomannose synthase, translating to MRITLVLPTYNEVENLPKLLPVLMALPLPGLRVLVVDDLSPDGSGQIAEQLAAEYPGRIEVLHRRGPRGLGSAYSFGFDHALRGDAEAIAQMDCDFSHPPEKLPEMVAKLADCDLVQGSRYVPGGGVDENWPVWRKALSRWANLYARTILRLPVNDVTGAFRLWRRSLLERVPYQQAVSNGYIFLVEILYLAKLQGARFGEVPIYFADRQFGTSKMNLRVQLEAALRVWQMVWHYRARR from the coding sequence GTGAGAATTACCTTGGTGCTGCCTACATACAACGAGGTAGAGAATTTGCCCAAGTTGCTGCCTGTATTGATGGCCTTGCCGCTGCCCGGCCTGCGTGTGCTGGTGGTGGACGACTTGAGCCCGGATGGCAGCGGTCAGATCGCTGAGCAGCTGGCGGCCGAGTACCCCGGCCGCATTGAAGTGCTGCATAGGCGCGGGCCGCGCGGCCTGGGCAGTGCCTACAGCTTTGGTTTCGACCATGCCCTGCGCGGCGACGCCGAAGCCATCGCCCAGATGGACTGCGACTTCTCGCACCCGCCCGAGAAACTGCCTGAGATGGTCGCCAAGCTGGCTGATTGCGACTTGGTGCAAGGTTCGCGCTATGTTCCCGGGGGTGGGGTGGATGAGAACTGGCCGGTGTGGCGCAAGGCGCTTTCGCGTTGGGCCAATCTGTATGCGCGCACCATCCTGCGCCTGCCGGTCAACGATGTCACCGGCGCCTTCCGCCTGTGGCGGCGCAGCCTGCTGGAGCGCGTGCCGTACCAGCAGGCTGTATCCAATGGCTACATTTTCCTGGTGGAGATCCTGTATTTGGCTAAGTTGCAGGGCGCGCGCTTTGGCGAGGTCCCCATTTACTTCGCCGACCGGCAGTTTGGTACGTCCAAGATGAATTTACGCGTCCAGCTGGAAGCTGCCTTGCGCGTGTGGCAGATGGTTTGGCACTATCGTGCCAGGCGGTAA
- the cdaA gene encoding diadenylate cyclase CdaA — protein MSQLLDEILFILQRLSFASVVDLLLVTAIVYAGLSFLRNTRAMVLLRGILVLYVLISLLIVVFNLPAFSWLVRNSLPAILVAIPVIFATEIRRALERLGRASQILTSANNNDHSPDVISAITQAALRLSEKRHGALIVLQRLDSLEEYVDTGVLLDAQVSPSLLLQIFHPNTPLHDGAVIIMDTRIAGAACVMPLSTSGVLSPGAERQMGLRHRAALGTSEVSDAVSLVISEETGAISIAFGGRMIHRLGRERLDGVLRAFYRPVQPSNSFEQFIARYLPFLLSEQRDSEA, from the coding sequence ATGAGCCAGCTGCTAGACGAGATCCTCTTTATTCTGCAACGCTTGTCCTTCGCCAGCGTGGTGGATCTGCTGCTGGTGACGGCCATCGTCTATGCCGGGCTTTCGTTCCTGCGCAACACGCGCGCCATGGTGCTGCTGCGCGGCATTTTGGTGCTGTATGTGCTGATCAGCTTGCTGATAGTGGTCTTCAACCTGCCCGCTTTTTCCTGGCTGGTGCGCAATTCGCTGCCGGCCATCTTGGTGGCCATCCCGGTCATCTTCGCCACGGAGATCCGCCGGGCGCTGGAGCGCCTGGGGCGCGCCAGCCAGATCCTGACCAGCGCCAATAACAACGACCACTCGCCGGATGTCATCTCCGCCATCACCCAGGCGGCTCTGCGCCTCTCCGAAAAGCGCCACGGCGCCTTGATCGTCTTGCAGCGCCTGGACAGCCTGGAAGAATACGTGGATACCGGTGTCCTGTTGGACGCGCAGGTCAGTCCCAGCTTGCTGCTGCAGATCTTCCACCCCAATACGCCGCTGCACGATGGGGCGGTGATCATCATGGACACGCGCATTGCGGGGGCGGCCTGTGTCATGCCGCTCTCCACCAGCGGCGTGCTCTCGCCGGGGGCGGAGCGCCAGATGGGCTTGCGCCACCGTGCCGCCCTGGGTACTTCCGAGGTCAGCGACGCCGTCTCTCTGGTCATCTCCGAAGAAACCGGCGCTATCTCGATCGCCTTTGGCGGACGCATGATCCACCGTCTGGGCCGTGAGCGTCTGGACGGCGTCTTGCGCGCCTTCTACCGCCCGGTGCAGCCCAGCAATTCTTTCGAGCAGTTCATCGCCCGCTATTTGCCTTTCCTGCTCAGCGAACAGCGAGATAG
- a CDS encoding glycine C-acetyltransferase — protein sequence MANVVAWAGEELDRLKQDGLYNHIRTIESPQGAWLQVDGRRVLNFCSNNYLGLANHPRLAAAAQQAIQKYGIGPAAVRSIAGTMDLHVELDRRMAAFKGVEAAITFQSGFTANLGVIPALVGKEDVIFSDELNHASIIDGSRLSGAAIIRYTHCDPAHLAQMLAEHRSQYRRALVITDGVFSMDGDIAPLPEIYAEARKGDAMLMVDDAHGEGVLGTGGRGIVDHYGLHGKVDVEVGTFSKAFGVVGGVAAGSASIVEWLQQRGRPFLFSSAMTVPDVAACLAAVDLLEESTELVERLWRNAEFFKNEMKTLGFDIGHSVTPITPVMLGEAQLAQEFSKALYEAGVFGMAIAFPTVPRGKARIRVMISAAHSTDDLEQGLHSFAEVGRKLGVIS from the coding sequence ATGGCGAACGTGGTTGCCTGGGCCGGTGAGGAACTGGACAGACTTAAACAAGATGGGTTGTACAACCACATCCGCACCATCGAGTCGCCGCAAGGCGCCTGGCTGCAAGTGGACGGCCGGCGCGTATTGAACTTTTGCTCCAACAATTACCTGGGCCTGGCCAACCATCCGCGTCTGGCCGCCGCGGCCCAACAAGCTATTCAAAAATACGGCATTGGCCCGGCGGCGGTGCGCAGCATTGCCGGCACCATGGACCTGCATGTGGAGCTGGACCGGCGCATGGCGGCCTTCAAAGGCGTCGAAGCGGCGATCACCTTTCAGTCCGGCTTCACCGCCAATCTGGGTGTCATCCCGGCCCTGGTGGGCAAAGAAGACGTCATCTTCTCCGACGAACTGAACCACGCCAGCATCATTGACGGCAGCCGCCTATCCGGCGCCGCCATCATTCGCTACACCCACTGCGACCCGGCCCACCTGGCCCAGATGCTGGCTGAGCACCGCAGCCAGTACCGCCGCGCCCTGGTGATCACGGACGGCGTATTCAGTATGGACGGCGATATTGCTCCGCTGCCCGAGATCTATGCTGAGGCGCGCAAGGGCGACGCCATGCTGATGGTGGACGACGCCCACGGCGAGGGCGTGCTGGGGACCGGCGGCCGCGGCATTGTAGACCACTACGGCCTGCACGGCAAAGTGGATGTCGAGGTCGGCACCTTCTCCAAAGCCTTTGGCGTGGTCGGCGGCGTGGCGGCCGGTAGCGCCAGCATTGTGGAATGGCTGCAGCAGCGCGGCCGTCCGTTCCTGTTTTCTTCGGCCATGACCGTGCCGGACGTGGCCGCTTGCCTGGCGGCGGTGGACCTGCTGGAAGAGTCCACCGAGCTGGTCGAGCGCCTGTGGCGCAACGCCGAATTCTTCAAGAATGAAATGAAAACCCTCGGCTTTGATATTGGCCACAGTGTGACCCCAATCACTCCCGTGATGCTGGGCGAAGCCCAGTTGGCACAAGAATTCAGCAAGGCTCTGTATGAGGCCGGCGTATTTGGTATGGCGATTGCTTTCCCCACTGTGCCGCGCGGCAAAGCCCGCATCCGCGTGATGATCTCCGCCGCGCACAGCACGGACGACCTGGAGCAGGGCCTGCACAGCTTCGCGGAAGTGGGCCGCAAGCTGGGGGTGATCTCGTGA
- a CDS encoding LCP family protein, which translates to MRRLKLPAFVHAHRRLSLAAFGVFVLLGLLLTPVAYGFAHMAATSPRGLFGIPLLVQPSNNGVTSGDIQSAPEDYVLPPGWSGADRVTVLIMGLDARDTGVGGAARSDTMIVLSVDPVAKTAGMISVPRDLWVVIPGFTPNKINTAYYFGELHKVPGGGPAVAMRTVEQTLGVPIDYYAVIDFDAFVRFVDLIGGVKIDVKAPITVDPIGADTQPKNLQPGVQVLPGNVALAYARERYSGGGDFGRSERQQQVILGIRNRILEFNLLPGLIANAPQLYAELSSGVRTNLTLQDVIQLAVLAVQVQSEDIRQAVIGEQQIVYGRSPDELSILIPIPDKIHELRDYVFTGNSNLGPLTPGSSEERLGAEAPNIAIRNGSGDVGLGDRTAQYLSSLGASVVENSGGGGQAATVLVDRTGNPYTLAFLAQLMGVPSNRILHEFDPDSPVDVEIRLGSDWINRNALP; encoded by the coding sequence ATGCGCCGACTAAAACTGCCCGCCTTTGTCCATGCCCACCGCCGCCTCTCGCTGGCCGCCTTTGGCGTGTTTGTGCTGCTCGGCCTGCTGCTGACCCCGGTGGCCTATGGCTTCGCCCACATGGCGGCCACTTCGCCGCGCGGCCTGTTTGGCATTCCGCTGCTGGTGCAGCCTTCCAATAACGGCGTCACGTCTGGCGACATCCAGTCCGCCCCTGAAGACTATGTCCTGCCGCCGGGCTGGAGCGGCGCGGACCGGGTCACGGTGCTGATCATGGGCTTGGATGCGCGCGATACCGGGGTGGGCGGCGCGGCTCGCAGCGACACGATGATCGTGCTGAGTGTGGACCCGGTAGCCAAGACCGCCGGCATGATCTCCGTGCCGCGTGACCTGTGGGTGGTGATCCCCGGCTTTACGCCCAACAAGATCAACACCGCCTACTATTTTGGCGAGCTGCACAAGGTGCCTGGCGGCGGCCCGGCGGTGGCCATGCGCACTGTGGAACAAACGCTGGGCGTGCCGATTGATTATTACGCCGTGATCGACTTCGACGCCTTTGTGCGTTTTGTGGACCTGATCGGCGGCGTCAAGATAGACGTAAAAGCGCCTATCACCGTCGATCCAATTGGGGCAGACACTCAACCCAAGAACCTGCAGCCCGGCGTGCAGGTGCTGCCCGGCAATGTGGCTCTGGCCTATGCCCGCGAGCGCTATTCCGGCGGGGGAGATTTTGGCCGCTCCGAACGCCAGCAGCAGGTCATTCTAGGCATCCGCAACCGCATCCTCGAATTCAATCTGCTGCCTGGGCTGATCGCCAATGCCCCGCAGCTGTACGCCGAACTGTCCTCCGGGGTGCGCACCAACCTGACCCTTCAAGACGTGATCCAGCTGGCCGTGCTGGCGGTTCAAGTGCAGTCCGAGGACATTCGCCAAGCGGTGATCGGCGAGCAGCAGATCGTCTATGGCCGTTCGCCGGATGAGCTCTCGATCTTGATCCCGATACCCGACAAGATCCACGAACTGCGTGACTACGTCTTCACTGGCAACAGCAACCTGGGGCCGCTGACCCCTGGCAGCAGCGAGGAGCGCCTGGGCGCTGAGGCACCTAACATCGCCATTCGCAATGGCAGCGGCGACGTGGGACTGGGCGACCGCACTGCCCAATACCTGAGCAGCTTGGGCGCCAGCGTGGTGGAGAACAGCGGCGGGGGCGGCCAAGCTGCCACAGTGCTAGTGGACCGCACCGGCAACCCTTATACACTGGCCTTCCTGGCGCAGCTGATGGGCGTGCCCAGCAACCGCATTCTGCACGAGTTTGACCCGGACAGCCCGGTGGATGTCGAAATTCGCCTGGGCAGCGACTGGATCAACCGCAACGCGCTGCCCTAA
- a CDS encoding SH3 domain-containing protein translates to MKKGFLYLCIFILVCLSSCSVGVGYEPPLIPIKIIVNTNGKISVSWSHGLRTPIGTFSIETSTDLTRVASGYEEKVLIVRVDNRVSVYTLDEDKKFTVEFDDKDKLYRSVFLEYSEEGDIILEIHSAPVASQNPTPIVSYTSSTLSCPGAPPQRLEVNEDAKVCTKKDRVILRSGPGSYNSELTRLEPKSIVWVLDGPSCANNWSWWKVRTSWGLVGWMAEGGDSKDDYFLCPN, encoded by the coding sequence ATGAAAAAGGGATTTCTATACCTGTGCATTTTCATCTTGGTTTGTTTATCGTCTTGCTCAGTCGGGGTTGGGTATGAACCACCACTTATTCCAATAAAGATCATTGTTAATACAAACGGCAAGATTAGTGTCAGTTGGTCACATGGATTGCGAACACCTATAGGCACTTTTTCTATTGAAACTTCAACCGACTTGACGCGAGTTGCATCTGGTTATGAAGAAAAGGTCTTAATTGTAAGAGTTGATAACCGCGTGTCTGTGTACACTCTGGATGAGGACAAAAAGTTTACGGTTGAGTTTGATGATAAAGATAAACTCTATCGAAGTGTTTTTCTTGAATATAGTGAAGAGGGCGACATCATCCTAGAGATCCATTCAGCTCCAGTTGCCTCCCAAAATCCTACACCTATTGTTTCTTACACAAGCTCAACCCTCTCCTGTCCAGGGGCACCCCCACAACGCTTGGAAGTGAATGAGGATGCTAAAGTCTGTACGAAAAAGGATCGTGTAATACTACGAAGCGGACCTGGCTCTTACAATTCGGAACTGACTAGACTAGAACCTAAAAGCATTGTTTGGGTACTCGATGGACCTTCATGCGCGAACAACTGGTCCTGGTGGAAGGTAAGAACAAGCTGGGGATTGGTGGGTTGGATGGCAGAGGGCGGCGACTCAAAGGATGATTATTTCCTCTGCCCAAACTAA
- the hutI gene encoding imidazolonepropionase — protein MLIHSASQVLTLAGGPQRGAALGTLGLIEDGAVLLHAGRIAAVGGSAELRAAHPNEEMLDARGRVLMPGFVDAHAHPIWAGDRATEFEQRLQGKSYLEILEAGGGILSTVRATRAADLEQLIQQTRSRLQRMFAHGSTTMEAKSGYGLDLETELRMLEALLHLDDEGPWDLALTFLGAHAIPAEFKGRADEYTRELSQTWLPELRSWWAKKAAARPLPFVDVFCETGAFSLAQSRQILEAAKALGFPLKIHSDEFDNLGGTGMAVELGAVSADHLVATSAAEIAALAASDTVAVALPATPFALSEAHYTPARQFLQAGGLLAVGGDLNPGTAWCESLQFSLALACRYLKLTPAEAIAATTINAAAAIQRQGQVGSIEVGKQADLLLLDVADYRQLGYRFGTNLVHTVIKKGALHVPAGYPH, from the coding sequence ATGCTGATCCACTCCGCTTCCCAAGTGCTCACCCTGGCCGGCGGTCCGCAGCGCGGCGCGGCGCTGGGGACGTTGGGCCTGATCGAAGACGGCGCAGTGCTGCTGCATGCCGGCCGCATTGCTGCGGTAGGCGGCAGCGCTGAACTGCGCGCCGCTCACCCTAATGAAGAGATGCTGGATGCCCGCGGCCGGGTGCTGATGCCCGGCTTTGTGGACGCCCACGCCCACCCCATCTGGGCCGGCGACCGCGCCACCGAGTTTGAGCAACGCCTGCAAGGCAAAAGCTATTTGGAGATCCTGGAAGCCGGCGGCGGCATCCTCTCCACGGTGCGCGCCACGCGAGCGGCGGACCTGGAGCAGCTTATCCAGCAGACCCGCTCCCGCCTGCAGCGCATGTTCGCCCACGGCAGCACGACTATGGAAGCCAAGAGTGGCTACGGGCTGGATCTGGAGACGGAATTGCGTATGCTGGAGGCGCTGCTGCACCTGGACGACGAAGGTCCCTGGGACCTGGCGCTCACCTTCCTGGGCGCGCACGCCATCCCGGCCGAGTTCAAAGGCCGCGCCGATGAGTACACCCGGGAGCTCAGCCAGACCTGGTTGCCAGAGCTGCGCAGCTGGTGGGCCAAGAAGGCCGCCGCCCGCCCGCTGCCCTTTGTGGATGTGTTCTGCGAAACCGGCGCTTTCAGCCTGGCCCAATCGCGCCAGATCTTGGAGGCAGCCAAGGCGTTGGGCTTCCCGCTCAAGATCCACTCTGATGAGTTCGACAACCTGGGCGGCACCGGCATGGCAGTGGAACTGGGCGCCGTCTCCGCCGACCACCTGGTGGCCACTTCGGCGGCGGAGATCGCCGCTCTGGCGGCCAGCGATACGGTGGCCGTGGCCCTACCCGCCACCCCATTTGCGCTCAGCGAAGCGCATTACACCCCGGCGCGCCAGTTCCTGCAGGCGGGCGGCCTGCTGGCTGTAGGCGGCGACCTGAACCCGGGCACGGCCTGGTGCGAAAGCCTGCAGTTCTCGCTGGCTCTGGCCTGCCGCTATCTTAAGCTGACCCCGGCCGAGGCGATTGCCGCCACCACCATCAACGCCGCGGCCGCCATTCAACGCCAGGGCCAGGTCGGCTCGATCGAGGTGGGCAAGCAGGCCGATCTGCTCTTGCTGGACGTGGCCGATTACCGCCAACTCGGCTACCGGTTTGGCACCAATCTTGTACATACAGTGATCAAGAAAGGTGCACTACATGTTCCTGCTGGATACCCTCATTAA
- a CDS encoding HD domain-containing protein, whose amino-acid sequence MPTIEQAQAWYPDKDPVHGFDHVLRVLNMAEKLAAAEGADVEIVRAAVLLHDASGAETGGEGRAEHQHLSAEFARQVLEAEGWPAERIAAVQHCIRAHRFRGDEGPQSLEAQVVFDADKLDVIGAFGVARTLAYDVVMGWPFYAPASEQFRQTGEKEPGETHSSYHEYLFKLSKIQDRLHTQTAKNLAAGRQAFLNAYFEQLDAEARNVK is encoded by the coding sequence ATGCCGACTATCGAACAAGCCCAAGCTTGGTACCCAGACAAAGATCCCGTGCATGGTTTTGACCATGTGCTGCGCGTGCTGAACATGGCCGAGAAGCTGGCCGCGGCCGAAGGCGCCGATGTCGAGATCGTGCGCGCGGCCGTGCTGCTGCACGATGCCAGCGGCGCTGAAACCGGCGGCGAAGGCCGGGCCGAGCACCAGCACCTCTCGGCCGAATTCGCCCGCCAGGTGCTGGAAGCCGAAGGCTGGCCGGCTGAGCGCATCGCTGCCGTGCAGCACTGCATCCGCGCCCATCGTTTCCGCGGCGACGAAGGCCCGCAAAGCCTGGAAGCCCAAGTCGTCTTCGACGCTGACAAGCTGGACGTGATCGGCGCCTTCGGCGTGGCGCGTACCCTGGCTTACGATGTGGTCATGGGCTGGCCGTTTTACGCGCCGGCCTCAGAGCAATTCCGGCAAACGGGCGAGAAGGAGCCGGGCGAAACGCACAGCTCATACCACGAGTACTTGTTCAAACTGAGCAAAATCCAAGACCGCCTGCACACGCAGACCGCCAAAAATTTGGCGGCTGGCCGCCAGGCGTTCTTGAATGCCTACTTCGAGCAATTGGACGCCGAAGCCCGGAACGTTAAGTAA
- a CDS encoding 4-vinyl reductase: MEPIVLSGFTLPNRFARIALQSLEDLLKPKGMETLLLTAHLGHLIENYPPANLERGFDFAEFGALNLALEEMYGPRGGRGMALRAGRSLFSQALSRFGALAGMEAMAFRMLPAGRKLWVGLGALARIFSEMSDQHSLLRENRNEFHYIVQRNAVCWGRSGEERPVCYMMVGMLQEALLRISGGHEFRVDEAECQAAGGEVCRFIIQKEPLS, from the coding sequence ATGGAACCAATCGTTCTCAGCGGCTTCACTCTGCCCAACCGCTTCGCCCGCATCGCCCTGCAATCCCTGGAAGATTTGCTCAAACCCAAGGGGATGGAAACGCTGCTGCTCACTGCCCATCTGGGACACCTCATCGAAAATTATCCGCCCGCCAATCTGGAGCGCGGCTTTGACTTCGCCGAGTTTGGCGCGCTGAACCTGGCGCTGGAGGAAATGTATGGCCCGCGCGGCGGCCGCGGCATGGCGCTGCGCGCCGGCCGCAGCTTGTTCAGCCAGGCCCTCAGCCGCTTTGGGGCGCTGGCCGGCATGGAGGCGATGGCCTTCCGCATGCTGCCGGCCGGGCGCAAGCTGTGGGTCGGGCTGGGCGCGCTGGCGCGCATCTTCAGCGAGATGAGCGACCAACACAGCCTGCTGCGCGAGAATCGCAATGAATTCCACTACATCGTGCAACGCAATGCGGTCTGCTGGGGTCGCTCCGGCGAAGAACGCCCCGTATGCTACATGATGGTCGGGATGCTGCAAGAGGCGCTGCTGCGCATCTCTGGGGGCCATGAATTCCGCGTTGACGAAGCCGAATGCCAGGCGGCCGGCGGTGAAGTGTGCCGCTTCATTATTCAGAAGGAACCCCTGAGCTAA
- a CDS encoding inositol monophosphatase: MQPNLEHVIEIARAAGEILRQGYGQQHQVEYKGEIDLVTEIDKQSEALILSEINKHYPGQTLFTEESGEHAGQAEHVWYIDPLDGTLNYAHGMRLFCVSIAYAHQGYLTLGVIYDPLADELFAAQRGQGAQLNGQPMHVSQVDSLIRSLLVTGFPYDAKINPDNNFAEFQRFTTLSQGVRRLGSAALDLAYVAAGRLDGYWQKRLNAWDVAAGALLVQEAGGLATDIHGRPDYLSQPQSILAANPALHALMLDVLGEE, encoded by the coding sequence ATGCAGCCCAATCTCGAGCATGTCATTGAAATTGCCCGCGCCGCAGGCGAGATATTGCGCCAAGGCTACGGCCAGCAGCATCAGGTCGAGTACAAAGGCGAGATTGACCTGGTCACCGAGATCGACAAGCAATCGGAAGCGCTGATCCTCAGCGAGATCAATAAACATTATCCCGGTCAGACTCTGTTCACCGAAGAGAGCGGCGAACACGCCGGCCAAGCCGAGCATGTCTGGTACATCGACCCGCTGGATGGCACGCTCAACTACGCACATGGCATGCGCCTGTTTTGCGTTTCGATCGCCTATGCCCATCAGGGCTATCTGACCCTCGGCGTGATCTACGACCCGCTGGCGGATGAACTCTTCGCCGCCCAGCGCGGCCAGGGTGCCCAGCTAAATGGCCAGCCGATGCACGTCAGCCAGGTGGACAGCCTGATCCGCAGCCTGCTGGTCACCGGCTTCCCTTACGACGCCAAGATCAATCCGGACAATAACTTCGCCGAGTTCCAGCGCTTCACCACTCTCAGCCAGGGCGTGCGCCGTCTGGGATCCGCCGCGCTGGACCTGGCCTATGTGGCCGCCGGGAGGCTGGACGGCTACTGGCAAAAACGGCTCAACGCCTGGGATGTGGCCGCAGGCGCCCTGCTGGTGCAGGAAGCCGGCGGGCTGGCCACCGACATCCACGGCAGGCCAGACTATTTGAGCCAGCCGCAGTCCATTCTGGCCGCCAACCCGGCCCTGCACGCATTGATGCTGGACGTGCTAGGCGAGGAATAA
- the surE gene encoding 5'/3'-nucleotidase SurE: protein MSRKERPQILLTNDDGINSPGLWAAAEALSALGYVWVAAPRQQSSGMGRSMPTSSDGIITTQSLTVHGKEWTIYAVGGTPAQTVQHAILEIMPSPPDLVVAGINYGTNFGNGITISGTVGAALEGASYGIPALAVSLETDHKYHMSNSHEVDFSVGAYFTQLFAAELLQKSFPEDMHVLKIEVPTDATLQTPWVMTRLARQRFYLPTAPQRASWEEAGPTGYAQVSDLSVFDADSDVYAVMAQRQVAVTPLSMDMTARVDLGALEEQLRHKS, encoded by the coding sequence ATGTCGCGAAAAGAACGACCTCAAATTCTGTTAACCAACGACGACGGCATCAACTCCCCCGGGTTGTGGGCCGCGGCTGAAGCGCTGTCCGCGCTGGGCTATGTTTGGGTGGCCGCCCCGCGCCAGCAATCCTCGGGCATGGGCCGCAGCATGCCCACCTCGTCTGACGGCATCATCACCACCCAGAGCCTGACCGTGCACGGCAAGGAATGGACGATCTACGCCGTGGGCGGTACCCCTGCCCAAACTGTGCAGCATGCCATTCTGGAAATCATGCCCAGCCCGCCAGACCTGGTGGTGGCTGGCATCAACTACGGCACCAACTTCGGCAACGGCATCACCATCTCCGGCACCGTCGGCGCTGCGCTGGAAGGCGCCTCCTACGGCATCCCCGCCCTGGCCGTCTCACTGGAGACTGACCACAAATACCACATGTCCAACTCACACGAGGTGGACTTCAGCGTGGGCGCATACTTCACCCAATTGTTCGCGGCGGAGCTGCTGCAAAAGAGCTTCCCCGAGGATATGCATGTACTGAAGATCGAAGTGCCCACGGATGCCACGCTGCAAACTCCCTGGGTGATGACCCGCCTGGCCCGCCAGCGCTTTTACCTGCCCACGGCGCCGCAGCGCGCTTCCTGGGAAGAAGCCGGCCCCACCGGATATGCCCAGGTGTCGGACCTCAGCGTCTTCGACGCTGACTCAGATGTATATGCCGTGATGGCCCAGCGCCAGGTAGCGGTAACGCCGCTGAGCATGGACATGACCGCCCGCGTGGATCTGGGCGCGCTGGAAGAACAGCTGCGCCACAAAAGCTAA
- a CDS encoding roadblock/LC7 domain-containing protein encodes MLELPRFGDPVTISRTSQLEARLHELLQSLPEIEGAAVVSPDGLAIASVLAAGIEEDRVAAMSAAMVSLGERIARELGRGTMEQVYVRGAAGHAVLTAAGPQAVLTVMASNDVRLGMLLLELRKSVADLQAHL; translated from the coding sequence ATGCTAGAGTTGCCTCGTTTTGGTGATCCTGTGACTATTTCCCGCACTAGCCAATTGGAAGCCCGCCTGCACGAGCTGCTGCAAAGCCTGCCCGAGATCGAAGGCGCGGCGGTGGTCAGCCCGGATGGTTTGGCGATCGCCTCGGTCTTGGCAGCCGGCATTGAGGAAGACCGCGTGGCGGCCATGTCCGCCGCCATGGTCTCTCTGGGCGAGCGCATCGCCCGCGAACTGGGGCGCGGCACTATGGAGCAGGTCTACGTGCGCGGCGCGGCTGGGCATGCCGTGCTGACTGCGGCCGGCCCGCAGGCGGTGCTGACCGTGATGGCCAGCAACGATGTGCGCCTGGGGATGCTCCTGTTGGAATTGCGCAAGTCCGTGGCCGACTTACAGGCCCATCTCTAA